Proteins encoded within one genomic window of Chitinivibrionales bacterium:
- a CDS encoding cyclic nucleotide-binding domain-containing protein — translation MTTIPFIGNDTGLFASVEKTIQETPPHDSELIRLSTLHQAVEYLNIEMPELSFVYFAEDDSRAFGLLDTIMSDPWLLHGGIIALCNNYDMVTKLDGIKGANFVVILTRDELPKHLPRVMNIINNNRRILFQREIGSDIVRNISGSFQLHNDTFEASCYANLICNFLYNCNRLDIEQKDLLNFSLNEMLLNAIEHGNCGITSREKSDWLEKGGSMLDLIESKCNDPAVAERTVTFEYSITPTHSRFVITDLGDGFDWRNSTDSTAEENTMKLHGRGIMVTRKFTQNMTYNEKGNQVSFDFSHRENLGLITPALFSNIDPEIVPPQKIVFREGEPSNFLYYIVKGAYDVYANGNKVSTLSEDDVFMGEMSFLLNNRRSATVIAATEGKLIKVSKKDFVEAVKLKPHYALFLSRLLAQRIQRSNINSAASEEKKRR, via the coding sequence ATGACAACGATTCCCTTCATCGGAAATGATACCGGCCTTTTTGCCTCAGTCGAAAAGACAATTCAGGAAACGCCGCCCCATGATTCCGAACTGATTCGGCTTTCCACACTCCATCAGGCCGTTGAGTATCTCAACATTGAAATGCCGGAGCTCTCTTTTGTCTATTTTGCTGAAGACGATTCCCGTGCTTTCGGATTGCTCGACACGATTATGAGCGATCCCTGGCTTCTTCACGGCGGTATCATCGCGCTCTGTAACAACTACGACATGGTTACGAAGCTCGATGGAATCAAGGGCGCCAATTTCGTGGTTATCCTCACCCGTGATGAACTGCCCAAACACCTTCCCCGGGTAATGAATATCATCAATAACAATCGTCGAATCCTGTTTCAGCGTGAAATAGGGTCCGATATTGTCAGGAACATTTCCGGTTCCTTTCAGCTCCATAACGACACCTTTGAAGCGAGTTGTTATGCTAACCTTATCTGCAACTTTCTCTACAACTGTAACCGCCTCGATATCGAACAAAAAGACCTGCTCAATTTTTCGCTCAATGAAATGCTGCTCAACGCAATCGAGCACGGCAATTGTGGGATAACCTCTCGGGAAAAAAGCGACTGGCTCGAAAAGGGTGGATCGATGCTCGATCTTATCGAATCAAAATGCAACGACCCCGCGGTTGCCGAACGTACCGTCACGTTCGAATATTCCATTACCCCAACTCATTCACGATTTGTTATTACCGACCTGGGTGATGGTTTTGACTGGCGGAATTCCACCGATTCCACCGCAGAAGAAAACACCATGAAACTTCATGGACGAGGCATTATGGTTACCCGAAAATTCACTCAGAACATGACGTATAATGAAAAGGGAAATCAGGTAAGTTTCGATTTCTCCCATCGGGAAAATCTCGGGCTGATTACTCCCGCTCTGTTCAGTAATATTGACCCCGAAATCGTGCCGCCACAGAAAATCGTTTTCAGGGAAGGCGAACCCAGTAATTTTCTTTATTATATTGTTAAGGGGGCCTATGATGTTTATGCAAATGGTAACAAAGTCTCGACTTTGTCGGAAGATGATGTCTTTATGGGTGAAATGTCTTTCTTGCTCAACAACCGGCGGAGTGCAACGGTTATTGCCGCCACAGAAGGCAAACTTATCAAGGTATCCAAAAAGGATTTTGTCGAAGCGGTCAAATTGAAGCCCCATTATGCACTTTTTCTTTCCCGTCTCCTGGCACAAAGGATACAACGCTCCAATATTAATTCGGCTGCTTCAGAAGAAAAAAAGCGCCGTTGA
- the sixA gene encoding phosphohistidine phosphatase SixA: MEIILVRHGIAVDRTAPGISSDEERTLTDEGIAKTRNAARGLKEMGVVPQRIISSPLVRARQTAEVVASVCAPKSKIETSALLSPGEPLSATTGWLEKQKEINIMLVGHMPDTAELASLLLSTTPTLDIRFKKAAACCISFTGKCKSGAGCLEWLLQPKHLRMCRK, encoded by the coding sequence ATGGAAATAATTCTTGTTCGTCATGGAATCGCAGTAGACCGTACGGCACCGGGTATCTCCTCCGATGAAGAGCGGACGCTTACTGATGAGGGGATAGCAAAAACCCGTAATGCGGCAAGGGGATTGAAAGAAATGGGGGTAGTACCTCAACGGATTATTTCCAGTCCTTTAGTTCGGGCAAGGCAGACCGCTGAAGTTGTCGCTTCGGTTTGTGCCCCGAAAAGCAAAATCGAAACCAGCGCCCTGCTTTCTCCTGGTGAACCACTGTCTGCCACGACCGGCTGGCTCGAAAAGCAGAAAGAAATAAACATTATGCTGGTTGGCCATATGCCTGATACGGCCGAATTGGCATCGCTTCTACTCAGTACTACCCCTACCCTGGATATCCGTTTTAAAAAGGCGGCTGCCTGCTGTATCTCTTTTACCGGAAAATGCAAATCCGGCGCCGGGTGTCTTGAATGGCTTCTCCAGCCAAAACACCTGCGAATGTGCAGGAAATGA
- a CDS encoding ROK family protein, with amino-acid sequence MAKKSTDTYWVGFDLGATKMLATLYNSDLTLLGRARKKTKAHEGPKSGLNRITSLISSLLDDAKVKAKDLSGIGIGIPGLLELDKGIVNSAPNLGWNKVRIREALEDAFGCPVVVINDVDAGIYGEFSMGAGKKARCVIGVFPGTGIGGGCIYEGKIIRGKKNSCLEIGHLQVMSQGPLCGCGQRGCLEAVASRLTISAEAAKAAYRGEAPHLMEIAGTDLSNIRSGALAASINGGDQSIERIVREAASWIGIGVANVVNLLAPDIIVLGGGLVEAMPDIFQEAVEETARERVMASFKNTFKVVVSQLGDYATVAGAASWAMAVVSEQK; translated from the coding sequence ATGGCAAAAAAAAGCACTGATACCTACTGGGTAGGTTTTGATCTTGGGGCAACCAAGATGCTGGCTACCCTCTACAACTCCGATTTAACCCTGTTGGGCCGTGCAAGAAAAAAGACAAAGGCCCATGAAGGGCCCAAGTCCGGATTAAACCGGATTACCAGTTTGATCTCATCATTACTCGACGATGCAAAAGTCAAGGCAAAAGACCTCTCCGGTATCGGCATCGGCATACCGGGACTCCTTGAACTTGACAAAGGAATTGTAAACAGTGCCCCTAATCTGGGATGGAATAAAGTCCGGATCCGTGAAGCGCTTGAGGATGCCTTTGGCTGTCCTGTTGTTGTTATCAACGATGTGGATGCGGGCATTTATGGTGAATTTTCGATGGGTGCGGGTAAAAAGGCCCGATGCGTTATCGGTGTTTTTCCGGGAACCGGAATTGGCGGCGGCTGTATTTATGAAGGGAAAATTATCAGAGGCAAAAAGAATTCCTGTTTAGAAATCGGTCATCTTCAGGTCATGTCCCAGGGTCCATTATGCGGATGCGGGCAGCGTGGATGTCTTGAGGCCGTGGCCAGCCGACTTACGATTTCCGCTGAAGCTGCCAAGGCGGCATACCGGGGTGAAGCACCCCATCTCATGGAAATCGCCGGCACAGATTTGTCAAACATTCGAAGTGGTGCGCTTGCAGCTTCGATTAATGGCGGAGATCAGTCCATCGAAAGGATTGTCCGAGAAGCTGCGAGTTGGATCGGAATCGGCGTTGCCAATGTGGTGAATCTTCTGGCCCCCGATATAATTGTTTTGGGCGGCGGACTTGTTGAAGCAATGCCCGATATCTTCCAGGAGGCGGTTGAAGAAACCGCCCGGGAACGGGTCATGGCCTCCTTCAAAAACACCTTTAAAGTTGTTGTTTCTCAGCTTGGCGATTACGCTACCGTGGCCGGCGCCGCATCATGGGCCATGGCAGTGGTATCCGAACAGAAATAG
- a CDS encoding HD domain-containing protein: MGHGSGIRTEIGIDMVKKSQNETSANTVKPIAVIDIGSTSVRMTIAQVEGDGSLRPLESLQQEVSLGKDTFTRGYIGNTSIKECVSALKVFSRVLQEYGVSSSEQVRAVATSAVREAANRELVLDRIYSATGITVEAIDDAEVNRYTYLSLQPLLESQSSLKYADILIIEVGGGSTETVVVKKGRVGFSHSYRLGSFRMRETFEKYGAADSKLVEAMENQIQRTIKAILKKAGIHGKFSLLAIGGDARFAAAQLIPDWRSGTLAKLPVASLNNFTRRLINLSVDDLVLKYHLSFPDAETLVPALLTYSRLAAALRIQHLLVAPITMREGILKEIALGYAWTKEFQEQIIHSTLELAKKYEVDLSHSKQVCKYSHILFEQLKDIHRLPDRFDLILRVAALLHEIGLFISNRNHHKHSFYLIQNSNLFGLGSKDTLLTALVARYHRKAVPKPSHEGYMTLDRESRIAVSKMAALLRIADSLDRSYNQRIRNIEIVFENGNVIIFTQGAGDITLEQMAIKEKGDLFRQIYGLEIILRKA, encoded by the coding sequence ATGGGCCATGGCAGTGGTATCCGAACAGAAATAGGTATAGACATGGTGAAAAAGAGTCAAAACGAAACCTCTGCCAACACGGTCAAACCGATAGCGGTTATTGATATCGGCAGTACATCGGTGCGCATGACTATTGCTCAGGTCGAAGGCGACGGCTCGTTGCGCCCCCTCGAATCGCTGCAACAGGAAGTCAGTTTGGGCAAAGACACCTTTACCCGGGGATACATCGGCAACACCTCCATCAAGGAGTGCGTTTCGGCCCTCAAGGTTTTCAGCCGCGTCCTTCAGGAATACGGCGTCTCGAGCAGCGAGCAGGTGCGGGCGGTTGCAACCAGCGCAGTAAGAGAGGCTGCAAACCGTGAACTCGTGCTCGATCGTATCTACAGCGCCACCGGCATTACCGTGGAGGCGATCGATGATGCGGAAGTAAACCGATACACCTATCTCAGTCTTCAGCCGCTTCTCGAATCACAGTCTTCGCTCAAATATGCCGACATTCTGATTATTGAAGTTGGTGGCGGGAGCACCGAAACGGTGGTAGTAAAAAAAGGGCGTGTCGGCTTTTCCCACTCCTATCGTCTGGGCTCTTTCCGAATGAGAGAAACATTCGAAAAATACGGTGCGGCCGATTCCAAGCTGGTTGAGGCCATGGAAAACCAGATCCAAAGGACAATCAAGGCTATTTTGAAAAAGGCGGGGATCCACGGCAAATTTTCACTCCTGGCTATTGGCGGTGATGCTCGTTTTGCTGCAGCCCAGCTTATACCCGACTGGCGATCCGGTACGCTGGCAAAATTACCGGTCGCTTCACTGAATAATTTTACCCGAAGGCTGATTAATCTTTCTGTCGATGATCTTGTTTTGAAATACCATCTGAGTTTTCCCGACGCCGAAACACTGGTACCAGCCCTGCTCACCTACTCCCGACTTGCGGCTGCCCTCCGGATTCAACACCTTTTGGTTGCCCCTATTACCATGCGTGAAGGAATTCTCAAGGAAATAGCCTTAGGATATGCCTGGACTAAAGAATTTCAGGAACAAATCATACATTCGACACTGGAACTGGCTAAAAAATACGAAGTCGATCTGAGTCACTCAAAACAGGTCTGTAAATATTCCCATATTCTTTTCGAGCAGCTCAAGGATATTCATCGATTGCCCGACAGATTTGATCTGATTTTACGCGTCGCGGCATTGCTTCATGAAATCGGTCTGTTTATCAGCAACAGAAATCATCATAAACATTCGTTTTATCTCATTCAAAACAGCAATCTCTTTGGGCTGGGATCAAAAGACACGCTCCTCACCGCACTGGTAGCGCGCTATCATCGGAAAGCGGTTCCGAAGCCATCCCATGAAGGATACATGACCCTGGACAGGGAAAGCAGAATTGCTGTTTCAAAAATGGCTGCGCTTCTCCGCATTGCCGATTCTCTGGATCGGAGCTATAATCAGCGAATACGGAATATCGAAATTGTTTTTGAGAACGGTAATGTTATCATTTTTACCCAGGGCGCGGGAGATATTACCCTCGAACAGATGGCGATCAAGGAAAAAGGAGACCTTTTCAGACAAATTTACGGGTTAGAAATAATTCTTAGGAAAGCATAA
- the ppk1 gene encoding polyphosphate kinase 1, producing MARKTAQFNNRELSWLEFNQRVLDEADCESVPPLERLKFLAITSSNLDEFFMVRVGGLTMLDHEGIAKPDIAGLSPAKQLEAIDTRVRKMVDMQYSIFNNQLKPRLTKEGIQRVDSSMLSTEELLYIDDLFSGKISAMVTPMAVHSPEILSKIMNLTIHMAVRLKPAEGELKPRFAIIPIGINTDRIIPVPSKAGYRYILLEDIICTFIERLFPGEPIAECTAFRITRNADMTVREDSAADLLSEMENVLIARKTSDCVRLEVAVGTSKTMLNFLQKGLNAGERETYEIDGPLNLGDFMKLAAINGFEKLAYKPWIPQQSPSIETKTGMFTTLTKKNILLYHPYESFEPVLRLIDEAADDPDVLAIKQILYRTSRHSPIIAALKRAAQGGKYVTVLVELKARFDEARNIEWAQELEQAGVQVIYGVKGYKTHAKLLIIVRKELRGIIRYLHFGTGNYNESTARLYSDISYMTTDPDLGADASSFFNAITGYSQPQPFAKLSAAPMFLREKIIEMIETETERKRHGQRALIMAKMNSLVDKTVIRALYKASQEGVRVMLNVRGICCLRPGVPGLSENIKVISIIDRFLEHARIFYFYHGGEEKVFLSSADMMPRNLDKRVELLVPVDDSAAKRRLKQILETHFKDEVKGRILTSDGSYIQPETKGKRKKVRSQEALYLQACEAIKQHKQHRRTVFEPHKPPDASY from the coding sequence ATGGCTCGAAAAACAGCACAATTTAATAATCGTGAATTAAGCTGGCTCGAATTCAACCAGCGGGTGCTCGATGAAGCCGACTGTGAATCGGTACCCCCGCTCGAACGACTGAAATTTCTCGCTATCACCAGCTCGAACCTCGATGAATTCTTTATGGTCCGTGTCGGCGGACTTACAATGCTCGATCATGAAGGCATTGCCAAACCCGATATTGCGGGTCTTTCACCGGCCAAACAGCTCGAGGCTATCGATACCCGTGTGCGGAAAATGGTTGACATGCAATATTCCATTTTTAACAATCAGCTTAAACCGCGCCTGACCAAAGAAGGTATCCAACGCGTTGACAGCAGCATGCTTTCCACTGAAGAACTTTTGTATATCGACGACCTCTTTTCGGGAAAGATCTCCGCAATGGTTACCCCCATGGCGGTCCACTCTCCCGAGATTCTCTCCAAAATCATGAATCTGACTATTCATATGGCGGTCAGGCTGAAGCCTGCCGAGGGAGAACTCAAACCCCGGTTCGCCATTATCCCGATCGGTATCAATACCGACCGCATCATTCCAGTCCCGTCAAAAGCCGGATATCGATATATTCTGCTCGAAGATATTATCTGTACCTTTATCGAACGACTCTTTCCGGGTGAACCGATTGCCGAATGCACCGCTTTCCGCATTACCCGGAATGCCGATATGACCGTGCGGGAAGATTCTGCCGCCGATCTCCTGTCGGAAATGGAAAATGTTCTTATCGCCCGAAAAACCAGCGACTGTGTACGGCTTGAAGTCGCCGTCGGAACAAGCAAAACAATGCTCAATTTTCTGCAGAAAGGTCTTAATGCAGGCGAAAGAGAAACCTATGAAATCGACGGCCCTTTGAATCTCGGTGATTTCATGAAACTTGCAGCGATAAACGGCTTCGAAAAACTTGCCTATAAGCCCTGGATCCCCCAGCAATCACCATCGATCGAGACCAAGACCGGCATGTTTACCACCCTGACAAAGAAAAACATCCTGCTCTACCATCCCTACGAAAGCTTTGAACCGGTACTTCGTCTGATCGATGAAGCTGCTGATGATCCGGATGTGCTTGCTATTAAACAGATTTTGTATCGGACCAGCCGTCACAGTCCTATTATCGCTGCATTGAAAAGGGCCGCACAAGGCGGAAAATATGTCACCGTTCTCGTTGAGCTCAAAGCCCGGTTCGATGAAGCCCGGAATATCGAATGGGCCCAGGAACTCGAACAGGCCGGGGTTCAGGTAATCTACGGAGTCAAAGGATATAAAACTCATGCCAAATTGCTTATTATCGTTCGCAAAGAATTACGCGGCATTATCCGATATCTCCATTTCGGCACCGGCAATTACAACGAAAGCACCGCGCGGCTTTACAGCGATATCAGTTACATGACTACCGATCCCGATCTAGGCGCTGATGCATCATCCTTTTTTAACGCCATTACCGGCTACTCCCAGCCACAACCATTCGCCAAGCTGAGCGCCGCACCCATGTTTCTGCGGGAAAAAATCATCGAAATGATCGAAACGGAAACAGAACGAAAACGCCACGGTCAAAGAGCGCTGATCATGGCAAAAATGAATTCCCTGGTCGACAAGACCGTTATCAGGGCGCTTTACAAGGCCTCCCAGGAAGGAGTGCGGGTAATGCTCAATGTACGGGGCATCTGCTGTCTCCGGCCTGGTGTACCCGGTCTGAGTGAAAACATAAAGGTTATAAGCATTATTGACCGTTTTCTTGAACATGCCCGGATATTCTACTTTTATCATGGCGGTGAAGAAAAAGTTTTTCTTTCCAGCGCCGACATGATGCCCCGAAACCTTGACAAAAGAGTCGAACTGCTCGTGCCGGTCGACGACTCGGCTGCAAAACGACGGCTGAAACAAATTCTGGAAACCCATTTCAAAGATGAAGTGAAAGGACGCATTTTAACCTCCGACGGCTCCTATATCCAGCCGGAAACAAAGGGGAAACGAAAGAAAGTCCGCAGTCAGGAAGCGCTGTATTTGCAGGCATGTGAAGCAATAAAACAACATAAACAACACCGGCGAACAGTTTTCGAGCCCCACAAGCCACCTGATGCCTCCTACTGA
- a CDS encoding CHAD domain-containing protein: protein MSPPTVEQLCIAYHNEDFHSYYVARLALKIFDATSSALRIAQHNRSLLETAAQLHDIGYFSNPQYHALKGAEIVIRKQINGFSTAQCRTIASIIALHQYKKSRAANQVAGVTLQKTTRIRRLAAILRVADGLDHSHMQDAGITGIRKTGNAVSITVSQGWYDRNCLRAEEKADLWNTVFPLQIKITAQNQPKKKTPFSGVVHIGDSVIAGFHNILYSQYRTMLDNQNGAFEGTDPVYLHDFRIALRRFRTALGLLNRLSPSDTTLCLNQMLSEHSQSMGQARDADVWLDYVQKKPFCEALKNDPQWKKYLARLEEQKSRNQKKLRILLRSRKWKTTLRLITRFLRNELSDLQRTTDPVLKFRDVGAARLSRFHKRLKKRLYLKKTATPESMHKLRKFCRRERYYAEFFCPVLKTPALKLAKNLRTITSALGEVHDMDVALEQVRSSNAGDIPLDMYGLIKKRRKTALANFNKAWKLLNDKDLKHACTRSLI from the coding sequence ATGTCGCCACCTACCGTTGAACAGCTCTGTATCGCATATCATAACGAAGATTTTCATTCTTACTATGTTGCCCGGCTGGCGCTTAAAATTTTCGATGCAACCAGTTCTGCTCTTAGAATCGCTCAACACAATCGTTCACTTCTGGAAACAGCGGCACAGCTTCACGATATCGGGTATTTTTCCAATCCTCAATATCATGCACTTAAAGGTGCTGAAATTGTCATCAGGAAACAAATCAACGGCTTTTCCACCGCGCAATGCCGCACAATTGCATCGATTATCGCACTTCACCAGTACAAAAAGTCCCGTGCAGCTAACCAGGTTGCGGGAGTTACCCTTCAGAAAACAACGCGCATACGCCGACTTGCGGCAATTTTGCGTGTTGCCGACGGACTCGATCACAGCCACATGCAGGATGCCGGTATTACCGGTATTCGCAAAACCGGCAACGCTGTTTCGATAACCGTCTCTCAGGGGTGGTATGACCGAAACTGCTTACGTGCTGAGGAAAAGGCAGATTTATGGAACACGGTATTTCCTCTGCAGATTAAAATTACCGCTCAAAACCAGCCAAAGAAAAAAACTCCCTTTTCAGGAGTCGTTCATATCGGTGATTCGGTTATTGCCGGATTTCATAATATTCTGTACTCCCAGTACCGCACCATGCTCGATAATCAGAACGGGGCATTTGAGGGGACCGATCCGGTCTACCTTCATGATTTTCGCATCGCCCTCCGACGGTTCCGCACAGCGTTAGGATTGTTGAACCGCCTGTCACCAAGTGATACGACATTGTGCCTGAATCAAATGCTCAGCGAACATTCACAGAGTATGGGGCAGGCACGGGATGCCGATGTCTGGCTGGATTATGTTCAAAAAAAGCCTTTCTGTGAGGCCTTGAAAAACGATCCGCAATGGAAAAAGTATCTCGCCCGGCTCGAGGAACAGAAATCCCGGAATCAAAAAAAATTAAGAATACTGCTTCGTTCCCGGAAATGGAAAACTACCCTCAGGCTTATAACCAGATTTCTTCGCAACGAACTCTCCGACCTGCAAAGGACCACCGATCCCGTACTGAAATTTCGCGATGTGGGAGCTGCACGGTTAAGCCGTTTTCACAAACGCCTGAAAAAACGATTGTATCTGAAAAAGACCGCCACCCCGGAATCGATGCATAAATTGCGGAAATTCTGCCGAAGGGAACGGTACTATGCCGAATTTTTTTGTCCTGTTCTGAAAACACCTGCTCTCAAGCTGGCCAAAAACCTGCGGACAATTACATCAGCGCTGGGTGAAGTGCACGATATGGATGTTGCACTGGAACAGGTTCGAAGTAGTAATGCCGGTGATATTCCATTGGACATGTACGGATTAATCAAGAAAAGGCGGAAAACCGCCCTCGCAAATTTCAACAAGGCATGGAAATTGCTGAATGATAAGGATTTAAAGCATGCATGTACGCGTTCTCTGATATAA
- a CDS encoding RNA-binding protein: MAKKLYVGNLPFTATEDSVRDYFAQYGEVLSVKLISDPQTGRPRGFGFIEMENADDAISALNEKEFEGRPLKVNEARPRENNRGGGGRFGGGGRRRF; encoded by the coding sequence ATGGCTAAAAAACTGTATGTCGGCAATCTTCCCTTCACAGCAACAGAAGATTCCGTAAGAGATTACTTTGCTCAGTATGGCGAAGTATTATCTGTAAAACTCATTTCCGATCCACAGACCGGAAGACCAAGAGGGTTTGGTTTCATTGAGATGGAAAATGCGGATGACGCTATTTCTGCGCTCAATGAAAAAGAATTTGAAGGGCGTCCTTTAAAAGTCAACGAAGCTCGTCCGAGAGAAAACAATCGCGGTGGCGGCGGCAGATTCGGCGGCGGCGGAAGAAGACGCTTCTAA
- the pap gene encoding polyphosphate:AMP phosphotransferase has product MLSNIDLSRKISKEEYKQEKQRLEITLGRLQREAKELGLSVLIVFEGWEAAGKGTLVNELILPLDPRGFKVHSILPPNEEESLRPFLWRFWTRTPAGGRIVIFDRSWCRRIFNDRVEGHIKESQFVQAVSDIRSFERQLADDGTVIIKFFLHISKEEQKKRFNKLRKNPATAWRISKLDLARHKKYESYLAAAEDMLTKTDSAFAPWTVIESHNQRFAALKMFNTVTTALQTRIDQIKTREKSPPQKKKTAPGQKSDLAVSILDKVDTSLSLDRDEYRKLLKKKQKRLRELEHEIYMQRIPIIIAYEGWDAAGKGGNIRRLTQELDPRGYEVVPVAAPNDIEKAHHYLWRFWKQIPKAGHITIFDRTWYGRVLVERVEGFCTEEQWRRAYREINEMEEHLTHFGTVLLKFWLHIDMEEQLRRFNLRQQTPHKEWKITEEDWRNREKWDDYKLAVEEMIFRTSTPHAPWTIVESNCKWFARIKVIDTVIKAIEKKLH; this is encoded by the coding sequence ATGCTCTCAAATATTGATCTTTCAAGAAAAATTTCAAAAGAAGAATATAAGCAGGAAAAGCAGAGGCTTGAAATAACACTCGGCCGTCTTCAAAGGGAAGCCAAAGAACTCGGCCTGTCGGTGTTAATTGTCTTTGAAGGTTGGGAAGCTGCAGGGAAAGGGACTCTGGTCAACGAATTAATTCTTCCTTTAGACCCTCGTGGATTCAAGGTCCACAGCATCCTGCCTCCCAACGAAGAAGAATCGCTTCGCCCTTTCTTATGGCGATTCTGGACCCGTACCCCCGCCGGGGGGCGTATTGTTATTTTCGACCGGAGTTGGTGCCGGCGTATTTTTAACGATCGGGTAGAAGGTCATATCAAGGAAAGTCAGTTTGTCCAGGCGGTAAGTGATATTCGCTCTTTTGAGCGGCAACTCGCCGATGACGGTACTGTTATCATCAAATTCTTTCTTCATATCTCAAAGGAAGAACAAAAAAAACGCTTCAACAAGCTTCGAAAAAATCCTGCGACTGCCTGGAGAATATCAAAACTGGATTTAGCCCGTCACAAAAAATACGAAAGCTATCTTGCTGCGGCAGAAGACATGCTCACCAAAACCGATTCAGCATTCGCTCCGTGGACCGTAATTGAATCTCACAATCAACGTTTTGCCGCTCTGAAAATGTTCAACACCGTTACAACAGCGCTTCAAACGAGAATCGACCAGATTAAAACCAGAGAAAAATCACCACCGCAAAAGAAAAAGACCGCGCCTGGACAGAAGAGCGATCTCGCCGTCTCAATTCTGGACAAAGTCGACACCTCCCTTTCTCTCGATCGGGACGAATATCGCAAATTATTGAAAAAGAAACAGAAAAGACTCCGGGAACTCGAACATGAGATATACATGCAGCGAATACCGATTATCATAGCCTATGAAGGGTGGGATGCTGCCGGGAAAGGTGGCAATATCAGAAGATTGACCCAGGAACTCGATCCCCGGGGATATGAAGTTGTACCGGTTGCAGCGCCCAATGATATCGAAAAGGCACATCACTATCTCTGGCGATTCTGGAAACAAATACCTAAAGCGGGCCACATAACAATATTCGATCGCACATGGTATGGGCGCGTTCTGGTGGAGCGTGTTGAAGGGTTCTGTACCGAAGAACAGTGGCGTCGAGCATACCGGGAAATCAATGAAATGGAAGAACATCTTACCCATTTCGGAACCGTGCTTCTGAAATTCTGGCTCCATATCGATATGGAAGAACAGCTTCGACGATTCAATTTACGACAGCAAACTCCCCATAAGGAATGGAAAATCACCGAAGAAGACTGGCGGAACCGGGAAAAATGGGACGACTATAAACTGGCGGTTGAAGAAATGATATTTCGGACAAGCACTCCCCATGCACCCTGGACAATTGTAGAATCAAATTGCAAATGGTTTGCCCGAATCAAAGTCATCGATACCGTCATAAAGGCCATAGAAAAGAAATTGCACTAG
- a CDS encoding FKBP-type peptidyl-prolyl cis-trans isomerase produces MRKGIIFVSSAVLIASIFACSMNNSENTEVKELSTDKQKFSYAIGLDIGASLQGIKEKVDLGVVFQAIRDTLEGNTVLLSSADATEIKRSAFTQMQKRESGENLEKQEEFLAKNKEKEGIVTTESGLQYKVLKEGAGAKPSADDKVKVHYKGMLLDGKVFDSSYKRGQPAVFKVGGVIKGWSEALQLMKEGAKYKLWLPSELAYGERGAGSQIGPNTMLVFEVELLEIME; encoded by the coding sequence ATACGAAAAGGTATTATTTTCGTTTCATCGGCAGTCCTGATCGCGTCGATTTTTGCCTGTTCGATGAATAATTCTGAAAACACGGAGGTCAAGGAGCTCTCGACCGATAAACAAAAGTTCAGTTATGCTATCGGACTGGATATCGGAGCCTCTCTACAAGGTATTAAGGAGAAAGTGGATTTAGGTGTTGTTTTTCAAGCAATACGCGATACGCTTGAAGGCAACACCGTTCTTCTTTCCTCCGCTGATGCTACTGAGATAAAACGAAGTGCTTTTACTCAAATGCAAAAGCGGGAATCCGGTGAAAACCTGGAGAAGCAGGAAGAATTTCTTGCAAAAAACAAGGAAAAAGAAGGCATTGTCACCACCGAAAGCGGTCTTCAGTACAAGGTGCTTAAGGAAGGCGCCGGTGCGAAACCTTCGGCTGACGACAAAGTCAAGGTTCACTACAAAGGAATGCTTTTAGACGGCAAAGTGTTCGACAGCTCTTATAAACGCGGTCAGCCGGCGGTTTTCAAGGTTGGTGGTGTTATCAAGGGGTGGTCCGAAGCCTTGCAGTTAATGAAAGAAGGCGCAAAATACAAGCTGTGGCTCCCATCCGAGCTTGCCTATGGCGAACGCGGCGCCGGTTCACAAATCGGGCCCAATACCATGCTCGTTTTTGAAGTGGAGCTTTTGGAAATTATGGAGTAA